The Megasphaera stantonii genome includes a window with the following:
- a CDS encoding IS3 family transposase (programmed frameshift) → MAKYSYEFKKQLVSEYLDNQGSYASISQKHGMLDSCQLRKWVAAYKKMGDAGLKRSRSRKEYSFEEKLSVVESYLTSELSYQELALQMGINNPSLLVRWVNDFKIAGPDALRPHRKGRKKTLNTSQAKETEAQVQHTEVDTRAEHVKELEDELLKLRIENAVLKELRRLRLEDEAKRRGLQTSSSVSEDKFKLKDLLSYTHLPKATYMYWQKRMGREHPDKEIEDTIQELCKQHTTYGYRRITGELTNQGWRVNKKKAQRIMQKLSFQVTCFTRKSRRYSSYKGKVGTIAPNRIRRRFHTTVPHQKITTDTTEFKYYELDAQGHLTQHKLYLDPFLDMFNGEILSYRIGNRPSAENILAAQAEAIDITADCPYRRTFHSDQGWAYQMKAYVRKLKQERIFQSMSRKGNCLDNAVMENFFGLLKQEMYYGVVYYSYEELKSAIEQYIKYYNEQRIKEKLGWKSPVQYRRSLSAA, encoded by the exons ATGGCGAAATACAGTTACGAATTTAAGAAGCAACTGGTATCAGAATACCTGGACAATCAGGGAAGCTATGCTTCCATTTCACAAAAACATGGCATGTTGGACAGTTGCCAGTTAAGAAAATGGGTTGCTGCTTACAAAAAAATGGGGGATGCCGGGTTAAAACGCTCTCGCTCCCGGAAAGAATACTCTTTCGAAGAAAAGCTTTCTGTGGTAGAGTCTTACTTAACAAGCGAACTCTCGTATCAGGAACTGGCTCTTCAAATGGGAATCAACAATCCGTCGCTACTTGTCAGATGGGTAAATGACTTTAAAATAGCTGGGCCGGATGCGTTAAGACCGCACAGGAAAGGCAGGAAGAAGACATTGAATACATCGCAAGCAAAAGAAACAGAAGCACAAGTTCAGCATACGGAGGTGGATACCCGTGCGGAGCACGTGAAGGAATTAGAGGATGAACTTCTTAAACTCCGTATAGAGAATGCCGTTTTAAAAGAACTGAGGAGACTGCGGTTAGAGGACGAAGCAAAGCGGAGAGGGTTGCAAACGTCATCTTCAGTCTCCGAGGACA AATTCAAACTAAAAGATCTTCTCTCCTACACCCATTTGCCGAAAGCCACCTACATGTACTGGCAGAAACGCATGGGCCGCGAACATCCGGACAAAGAAATAGAAGATACCATACAGGAACTTTGCAAACAGCATACCACCTATGGCTATCGGCGAATCACGGGTGAGCTTACCAATCAGGGATGGCGCGTGAACAAGAAGAAAGCACAGCGTATCATGCAAAAGCTGAGCTTTCAGGTCACTTGTTTTACGCGCAAGAGCCGCAGATACAGCTCTTACAAAGGGAAGGTGGGAACCATCGCTCCCAATAGAATACGCCGTCGCTTTCACACGACGGTTCCCCATCAGAAAATCACAACAGATACGACAGAATTTAAATACTATGAATTGGATGCCCAGGGGCATCTGACGCAGCATAAGCTGTATCTGGATCCCTTTCTGGATATGTTCAATGGAGAAATCCTCAGCTATAGAATAGGGAACCGTCCTTCTGCTGAAAATATATTAGCAGCACAGGCAGAAGCCATCGACATCACCGCGGATTGCCCGTATCGCAGAACCTTCCATTCCGATCAGGGTTGGGCGTACCAAATGAAGGCATACGTCCGCAAGCTCAAGCAAGAACGGATTTTTCAAAGCATGTCCCGGAAAGGCAACTGTCTGGATAATGCGGTGATGGAGAACTTCTTCGGCTTACTGAAACAGGAAATGTACTACGGCGTCGTGTATTATAGCTACGAAGAATTGAAATCAGCCATCGAACAGTATATCAAGTACTATAACGAACAACGAATCAAAGAAAAACTAGGCTGGAAGAGTCCTGTCCAATACAGGCGGTCTCTATCCGCTGCATAA
- a CDS encoding S-layer homology domain-containing protein produces the protein MKAKVLAALAATMAVGATCAFAANPFVDVPTDSWAYKSVVELADSGIVQGVDGKYFEGNRNITRYEAAEMVAKAMAHMDRATVEQRALINKLADEYADELNNLGVRVSNLENKVGNIKFTGDARLRYRYQNDNKSKEDDNSWDYRIRLRGTAQVNDRVTATVGLSTDNQNFGANGQAHDGSNDVFADIINVDYAFGSNWKVSAGRTSAYILGGPRSYGYQYGDVFDRAQLQFNNGKFAVTGGYGKFKEGDIAGGLEKWDGEEVEMEGVKTAYGEVEGFFGNNTAVGVYYNNFVGGGNSAVEGGDFFADDLWGAYTSVNFGSKWNVLANYENVNFVNGEKNDNGDDNANVWIGRVTYGKTSMATPKSWDLWVEYLDAEEGAFLGGSTNSWRFGQMDNIKSWGAGIDYVFAKNAMFSVMQSFGSQTKDGPDSDPEEQTRAQFVFTF, from the coding sequence ATGAAAGCAAAAGTATTAGCAGCATTAGCAGCAACGATGGCTGTAGGCGCAACGTGCGCGTTTGCAGCCAACCCGTTTGTAGACGTACCGACCGACAGCTGGGCCTACAAATCCGTTGTAGAACTGGCCGACTCGGGCATTGTTCAGGGCGTAGACGGCAAATATTTCGAAGGTAACCGCAACATTACTCGTTACGAAGCTGCTGAAATGGTAGCTAAAGCCATGGCTCACATGGATCGCGCTACGGTAGAACAGCGCGCCCTGATCAACAAATTAGCTGACGAATATGCTGATGAATTGAACAATCTCGGTGTCCGCGTATCGAACTTGGAAAATAAAGTCGGCAATATTAAGTTTACTGGCGACGCTCGTCTTCGTTACCGTTATCAGAACGACAATAAATCTAAAGAAGACGACAACTCCTGGGATTACCGTATTCGCCTCCGCGGCACGGCCCAGGTTAACGACCGCGTAACGGCTACGGTCGGTCTCAGCACAGACAATCAGAACTTTGGCGCTAACGGTCAGGCTCATGACGGAAGCAACGATGTGTTTGCCGACATCATCAATGTAGACTACGCCTTCGGTTCCAACTGGAAAGTCAGCGCCGGCCGTACTTCTGCATACATTCTCGGCGGCCCCCGTTCTTATGGCTACCAGTACGGCGATGTATTCGACCGCGCTCAGCTGCAGTTTAACAACGGCAAATTTGCTGTAACAGGCGGCTATGGTAAATTTAAAGAAGGCGATATCGCCGGCGGCTTGGAAAAATGGGACGGCGAAGAAGTTGAAATGGAAGGCGTAAAAACGGCATATGGCGAAGTCGAAGGATTCTTCGGCAACAATACGGCTGTAGGCGTCTATTACAATAACTTCGTCGGCGGCGGCAATTCGGCTGTCGAAGGCGGCGACTTCTTTGCCGATGACCTTTGGGGCGCATATACCAGCGTAAACTTCGGCTCCAAATGGAACGTCCTTGCTAACTATGAAAACGTAAACTTCGTCAACGGCGAAAAAAATGATAATGGCGATGACAATGCCAACGTATGGATTGGCCGCGTTACATACGGCAAAACCAGCATGGCAACTCCGAAGTCCTGGGATCTCTGGGTTGAATACCTCGATGCTGAAGAAGGCGCATTCTTAGGCGGCTCCACGAACAGCTGGCGCTTTGGCCAGATGGATAATATCAAATCCTGGGGTGCCGGCATCGACTACGTATTCGCTAAAAACGCTATGTTCAGCGTTATGCAGTCCTTTGGCAGCCAGACGAAAGATGGTCCTGATTCCGATCCGGAAGAACAGACACGGGCACAGTTCGTATTTACTTTCTAA
- a CDS encoding [Fe-Fe] hydrogenase large subunit C-terminal domain-containing protein → MQTLEELYWHLLKQGADGKPLAVGGDADPKLIGCLIHPEDKPLIWRVKPCLCPPDSPRDCQTACEWDAVALGDEGVVIDDEKCVGCQACVDACKLDALKTSKEIIPVVQELREYDGPVYALVAPAISGQFGKDVTMGKLRTALKCLGFTGMLEVAVFADILTLKEALEFDKNIRDETQFQLTSCCCPMWIAMIKKLYHQLLPNVPGSVSPMIAGGRTVKRLHPTAKTVFIGPCLAKKAEKKESDLVGAIDYVLTYQELSDLFSVSNIDLASLPEDKVPHASEAGIGYAYAGGVSEAVSRMVGQLNPHRSVTIQTRRADGVPECKAMINDILAGNHGGNFFEGMGCKGGCVGGPRAIISKEEGKKQVQAYGKEALYKTPAENPYVIELLKELGFSTVEEFLENSRLYDRDMDT, encoded by the coding sequence ATGCAGACGTTAGAAGAACTATACTGGCACTTGCTGAAACAAGGGGCCGACGGCAAACCCTTAGCAGTCGGCGGCGATGCAGACCCGAAACTGATCGGTTGCCTGATCCATCCTGAGGACAAGCCGCTGATTTGGCGCGTGAAGCCTTGTCTCTGTCCGCCAGACAGCCCAAGGGATTGTCAGACCGCCTGCGAGTGGGACGCTGTAGCGCTCGGAGACGAGGGCGTTGTGATTGACGATGAAAAATGTGTAGGCTGTCAGGCTTGCGTCGACGCCTGCAAATTAGATGCGCTGAAAACAAGTAAAGAAATCATCCCCGTCGTTCAAGAACTGCGCGAATATGACGGACCGGTCTATGCGCTGGTTGCGCCGGCCATATCGGGCCAATTCGGAAAGGATGTAACGATGGGCAAGCTGCGCACCGCTTTAAAATGCCTTGGGTTCACGGGAATGCTGGAAGTGGCCGTGTTTGCCGATATCCTGACGTTAAAAGAAGCGCTGGAATTTGACAAAAATATCCGCGACGAAACCCAATTCCAGCTGACGAGCTGCTGCTGTCCTATGTGGATTGCCATGATAAAAAAATTATATCATCAGCTGCTTCCTAACGTTCCCGGCTCAGTGTCGCCTATGATTGCCGGCGGCCGCACGGTTAAAAGGCTGCATCCGACGGCGAAAACCGTCTTTATCGGCCCCTGCCTGGCTAAAAAGGCAGAAAAGAAAGAGTCAGATTTAGTTGGCGCTATTGATTACGTACTGACCTATCAGGAATTGTCCGATTTATTTTCCGTTTCCAACATAGATCTGGCGTCTCTGCCAGAGGACAAGGTTCCTCATGCATCTGAAGCGGGAATCGGATACGCCTATGCCGGCGGCGTATCGGAAGCCGTTTCCCGAATGGTAGGGCAACTAAATCCGCACCGCAGCGTGACCATTCAGACCCGTCGCGCCGATGGCGTGCCGGAATGTAAAGCCATGATCAACGATATTCTGGCAGGAAACCACGGCGGCAATTTCTTCGAAGGAATGGGCTGTAAGGGCGGCTGTGTCGGCGGCCCGCGAGCTATTATTTCTAAAGAAGAAGGCAAAAAGCAGGTCCAGGCTTATGGAAAGGAAGCTCTGTATAAAACGCCGGCAGAGAATCCTTATGTCATCGAGCTGCTGAAGGAATTGGGCTTTTCAACAGTCGAAGAATTTTTAGAGAACAGTCGCCTGTATGATCGGGATATGGATACGTAA
- a CDS encoding site-specific integrase, whose product MKKELKHFYIGRADIIANNDKLTDKARQSIYTARADNTIDAYESDWNDFCDWCEYHQLSSFPAQPETIVNYINDLADNAKANTVARRISALTENFDAAGIKDNPCRFPIVRNALRGIKRMKGTIQRGKLPILFDDIKEMLTYLEGDELQQARDKAILLIGFYGAMRRSEIANLEVDDLQFTRLGLLLTLRKSKTDQFDRGQMIAIPLVQDEEICAVRALKHWLKLSGISSGPVFRGFTRNHTIRKTKISDKTIALIVKHYVGLMGMDPKDYGAHSLRHGFATSAAQHQVDERQIMRQTRHKSQAIVRRYIDEADRLIDNPIFKITETK is encoded by the coding sequence TTGAAAAAAGAATTGAAGCATTTCTACATTGGCCGGGCCGACATCATCGCCAATAATGATAAGCTGACCGATAAAGCGCGGCAAAGCATTTACACGGCGCGGGCCGACAATACGATCGACGCCTATGAGTCGGACTGGAATGATTTCTGCGATTGGTGCGAATATCATCAGCTGTCGTCCTTCCCTGCCCAGCCGGAGACGATCGTCAACTATATCAACGATTTAGCCGACAATGCCAAGGCCAATACAGTCGCCCGGCGTATCAGCGCCCTGACGGAAAATTTCGATGCCGCCGGCATAAAGGATAATCCCTGCCGATTCCCTATCGTCCGAAACGCCCTGCGCGGTATCAAGCGCATGAAAGGTACGATACAGCGCGGCAAGCTGCCGATTTTATTTGACGATATCAAGGAAATGCTGACCTATCTCGAAGGAGATGAATTGCAGCAGGCCCGCGATAAGGCCATCTTGCTTATCGGATTTTACGGAGCTATGCGCCGCTCAGAAATCGCCAATCTGGAAGTAGACGACTTGCAGTTTACCCGCCTTGGGCTCCTGCTTACACTGCGCAAATCCAAGACCGACCAGTTTGACCGCGGCCAGATGATCGCCATTCCCCTGGTACAGGATGAAGAAATCTGCGCCGTACGTGCTTTAAAGCATTGGCTGAAGCTCAGCGGCATCTCGTCGGGTCCCGTATTCCGGGGCTTTACGCGCAATCATACAATCCGCAAGACGAAGATCTCCGATAAAACCATCGCTCTCATCGTCAAGCATTATGTCGGACTCATGGGCATGGACCCGAAGGATTACGGAGCTCACAGCCTGCGGCACGGTTTTGCCACGTCGGCAGCCCAGCACCAGGTCGATGAACGGCAAATCATGAGACAAACCCGTCATAAATCGCAGGCTATCGTGCGGCGGTATATTGACGAAGCAGACCGGCTCATCGACAATCCCATTTTCAAGATAACGGAAACTAAGTGA
- a CDS encoding LysM peptidoglycan-binding domain-containing protein → MKKKKNIRQRLFGYILLLGLLAIASTQLGWVYRGETEYTPVRVEKGDTVWEIASRSTNDETDIRYVVSDIMETNHLSDTQDIYPGQILNVPVPSGDD, encoded by the coding sequence ATGAAAAAGAAAAAGAATATTAGACAGCGCCTGTTTGGCTATATATTGCTTCTCGGACTGCTGGCCATCGCCAGCACTCAGCTGGGCTGGGTATATCGCGGAGAAACAGAATATACGCCGGTTCGCGTGGAGAAAGGCGATACCGTGTGGGAAATCGCTTCTCGCAGTACGAACGACGAAACGGATATTCGCTACGTCGTCAGCGATATTATGGAAACGAACCATTTATCAGATACGCAGGATATCTATCCCGGACAAATTCTCAACGTCCCCGTTCCGTCTGGAGACGACTGA
- the lexA gene encoding transcriptional repressor LexA, producing the protein MLMNDKMLTTRQKQILEYIRECVHKFGYPPSVREICKEVGLSSTSTVHGYLNRLEEQGFIRRDPSKNRTIELLDEGSWRSKKIIPLPLVGQVRAGAPVLAEECVEDVYPFSAEFIGSDEDCFLLTVKGDSMKNAGIFEGDVLVVRQQHTAENGEIVVALLDDEATVKRYFREADAIRLQPENDDYAPIYTQNCTILGKVTGLFRKY; encoded by the coding sequence ATGCTGATGAATGATAAAATGCTGACGACGCGTCAAAAACAAATTTTGGAATATATTCGGGAATGCGTGCATAAATTTGGCTATCCCCCGTCGGTACGGGAAATCTGCAAGGAAGTCGGATTGAGTTCTACGTCTACGGTCCACGGGTATTTAAACCGCTTGGAAGAACAGGGCTTTATTCGCCGCGACCCTTCCAAGAACCGGACGATCGAGCTTCTCGACGAAGGCTCCTGGCGTTCTAAAAAGATCATCCCCCTGCCGCTCGTAGGCCAGGTTCGGGCCGGCGCGCCGGTTTTGGCAGAAGAATGCGTAGAAGACGTATATCCCTTTTCCGCAGAATTTATCGGCAGCGACGAAGATTGCTTCTTATTGACGGTAAAGGGCGACAGTATGAAAAACGCCGGCATTTTTGAAGGCGATGTTCTCGTCGTACGCCAGCAGCACACGGCAGAAAACGGCGAAATCGTCGTAGCCCTTTTGGACGATGAAGCTACGGTCAAGCGGTATTTCCGCGAAGCCGACGCCATTCGCCTGCAGCCGGAAAACGACGACTATGCGCCAATTTATACGCAGAACTGCACGATTTTGGGAAAAGTAACGGGCTTATTCCGTAAATACTAG
- a CDS encoding MFS transporter yields the protein MIVSFINPFTSSALNLALPDIGLTYKVTESHLGWVIEVFLIASTICIMPIGKLADKFGKRRVFLWGASIFMISSLGVSLISSIYGLIALRVLQGIGSACIFATSFAIITLVYPPERRGKAMGFTVSAVYCGLSLGPVIGGFLNYYCGWKSIFYFIAFFCAVAVLSTIAFMKEEWIADTKGKFDTAGAIAYSIALVLMMFGLSEILNLGYAKYVLLGGMALFALFLCWEKRQTNPIIPIQLFLRNRTFSCSSFAAMLNYSATFAISFLLSMYLQRILGFTSRDAGLVLLLQPILMAVLSPVTGSLSDHVSAALLSSAGMGCIAVGLAFLAYDVPLQSVWVLLACLMIIGIGFSLFTAPNNNAIMESVPKEYVGMASSMIGTVRLVGQVLSVAIVTLVMSRTGEGGEAMLTDNIQLAFIIFTILCIVGILPSMVRSKK from the coding sequence ATGATTGTTTCTTTTATCAATCCCTTTACGAGCAGCGCCTTGAATTTAGCCCTGCCGGATATCGGCCTGACGTATAAGGTAACAGAATCCCACTTGGGATGGGTTATCGAAGTATTTCTCATCGCCTCGACGATATGCATCATGCCGATCGGCAAGCTAGCCGATAAGTTCGGCAAGCGGCGCGTATTTCTCTGGGGCGCATCTATCTTCATGATATCATCCTTAGGCGTTTCCCTTATTTCGTCCATTTACGGCCTCATCGCCCTGCGCGTGCTGCAGGGCATAGGCAGCGCTTGTATCTTCGCTACGAGCTTCGCTATCATCACGCTGGTCTATCCGCCGGAGCGTCGTGGAAAAGCCATGGGCTTTACGGTCAGCGCCGTATACTGCGGCTTGTCCCTGGGGCCAGTCATCGGCGGCTTCCTGAATTACTACTGCGGCTGGAAGAGCATTTTCTACTTTATCGCCTTTTTCTGCGCCGTCGCCGTCCTTTCGACGATAGCCTTCATGAAAGAGGAGTGGATTGCCGACACCAAGGGAAAATTCGATACGGCAGGAGCGATTGCCTATTCCATCGCCTTGGTTCTTATGATGTTCGGCCTGTCGGAAATCCTGAATTTAGGATATGCCAAATACGTCCTGTTAGGCGGCATGGCGCTGTTCGCCCTGTTTCTCTGCTGGGAAAAAAGGCAGACCAATCCCATCATACCCATACAGCTGTTTCTCCGCAACAGGACCTTTTCCTGTTCATCCTTTGCGGCGATGCTGAACTACAGTGCGACCTTTGCTATCAGCTTTCTGCTGTCCATGTATCTGCAGCGTATTTTGGGCTTTACGTCCCGCGACGCCGGATTGGTACTGCTACTTCAGCCCATACTGATGGCCGTCCTGTCGCCGGTCACGGGTTCGCTGTCCGACCATGTATCGGCCGCCTTGTTGTCTTCGGCCGGCATGGGCTGCATTGCCGTCGGGCTGGCATTCTTGGCTTATGACGTGCCCTTGCAGTCCGTGTGGGTTCTGCTGGCCTGCCTGATGATCATCGGCATCGGTTTTTCCCTGTTCACCGCGCCCAACAACAACGCTATCATGGAATCGGTTCCGAAAGAATACGTCGGTATGGCCTCTTCTATGATCGGCACGGTACGGCTCGTCGGCCAGGTCCTCAGCGTGGCCATCGTTACGCTGGTCATGTCGCGGACCGGGGAGGGCGGAGAAGCTATGCTGACCGATAATATTCAACTCGCCTTTATCATTTTTACGATTCTCTGCATCGTCGGAATACTTCCGTCGATGGTCCGCAGCAAAAAATAA
- a CDS encoding proline--tRNA ligase, whose amino-acid sequence MLASKLYSPTLREIPADAEIASHQYMLKAGMLRKNGSGLYSFLPLGRRVTLKVEQIVREEMDATGAQEIMMPIMQPAEIWHESGRWSAYGPEMFKLQDRHDNGYCLGPTHEELITTLLRNELRSYKQMPLILWQMQNKYRDEIRPRFGLMRSREFVMKDAYSFDVDEEGLHKTYQIMYDAYDRVFTRCGLNFKPVEADSGQIGGSHTHEFMALAAAGEAEVVSCSKCQYAADIEKAVPNTLDMAAEDAADVELIETPNCSTIEDLANFLQIPVEKTIKAVAFDVDGKTVLCMVRGDHEVNDVAVQNLVGGNTIEPATDEELKAHGLQPGYMSPMGADTPDNESFYVIVDPTAMNVPNGVTGANKHGYHYKNVNPKRDFQNVTVATIRLMTKDDVCPHCGAPIDIVRGIEVGQVFELGTKYSEALNATFLDQNGKAKPYVMGCYGIGVTRTIAAAIEQFHDDKGIMWPVAIAPYEVVVVPVSSKDEEQMKIAEGLYTQLKGMGVDVLFDDRNERAGVKFNDADLIGYPVRITVGKKSAADQTVEIKVRRTGHEEVAAIADSAARVQAILNELRANNM is encoded by the coding sequence ATGTTAGCATCAAAATTATATAGTCCTACGCTGCGGGAGATTCCGGCAGACGCTGAGATTGCCAGCCATCAATATATGCTGAAAGCGGGCATGCTGCGGAAAAACGGCAGCGGCTTGTACAGCTTCCTGCCCTTGGGCCGCCGCGTGACGCTGAAGGTAGAACAGATCGTCCGCGAAGAAATGGACGCTACAGGCGCCCAGGAAATCATGATGCCCATCATGCAGCCTGCCGAAATCTGGCATGAATCGGGCCGGTGGAGCGCTTACGGTCCGGAAATGTTCAAGCTGCAGGACCGCCATGACAACGGCTACTGCCTCGGGCCGACCCATGAAGAATTGATTACGACGCTTCTCCGCAACGAACTGCGTTCGTATAAGCAGATGCCCCTGATCCTTTGGCAGATGCAGAATAAATACCGCGACGAAATCCGTCCCCGCTTCGGCCTCATGCGTAGCCGCGAATTCGTCATGAAGGACGCCTATTCTTTCGATGTTGACGAAGAAGGCCTCCATAAGACCTATCAGATTATGTATGACGCGTACGACCGCGTATTTACGCGCTGCGGCTTGAATTTTAAGCCCGTAGAAGCAGACAGCGGCCAAATCGGCGGCAGCCATACCCATGAATTCATGGCCCTGGCCGCAGCTGGCGAAGCCGAAGTCGTCTCCTGCTCGAAGTGCCAGTATGCCGCCGATATTGAAAAGGCCGTCCCAAATACGCTGGACATGGCGGCTGAAGACGCAGCCGACGTAGAGCTCATCGAAACGCCGAACTGCTCGACCATCGAAGATCTGGCCAACTTCCTGCAAATTCCCGTAGAAAAGACGATTAAAGCCGTAGCCTTCGACGTAGATGGAAAAACGGTCCTCTGCATGGTTCGCGGCGACCATGAAGTAAACGACGTAGCCGTACAGAATCTTGTCGGCGGCAATACGATTGAACCGGCGACAGACGAAGAACTGAAGGCTCACGGCCTCCAGCCCGGTTATATGAGCCCCATGGGCGCAGATACGCCGGATAATGAAAGCTTTTATGTCATCGTAGACCCGACGGCAATGAACGTGCCGAACGGCGTGACCGGCGCTAATAAGCACGGCTATCATTATAAGAACGTCAATCCCAAACGGGATTTCCAAAACGTCACGGTTGCTACGATCCGCCTCATGACTAAAGACGACGTCTGCCCGCACTGCGGCGCGCCTATCGACATCGTCCGGGGCATTGAAGTCGGCCAGGTATTTGAACTGGGCACGAAATACTCCGAAGCCCTGAATGCGACTTTCCTCGACCAGAACGGCAAGGCCAAGCCCTATGTCATGGGCTGCTACGGCATCGGCGTAACCCGGACGATTGCCGCGGCTATCGAACAGTTCCACGACGACAAGGGCATCATGTGGCCCGTAGCCATCGCGCCGTACGAAGTCGTCGTCGTACCCGTCAGCAGCAAGGACGAAGAACAGATGAAGATTGCCGAAGGGCTGTATACGCAGCTGAAAGGCATGGGCGTCGACGTCCTCTTTGACGACAGGAACGAACGGGCCGGCGTAAAATTCAACGACGCCGACCTCATTGGATATCCCGTCCGCATCACCGTAGGCAAGAAGAGCGCCGCCGATCAGACCGTAGAAATTAAGGTGCGCCGTACGGGCCATGAAGAAGTCGCCGCCATCGCCGACAGCGCCGCCCGCGTGCAAGCTATTTTAAACGAACTCCGCGCTAACAATATGTAA
- the ispG gene encoding flavodoxin-dependent (E)-4-hydroxy-3-methylbut-2-enyl-diphosphate synthase translates to MKRRHSLPVTVGNLTIGGDAPISVQTMSTITPADEERAVADVRRLASYGAEIVRFAVPDMAAAKGLKAVTAASPVPIVADIHFDYRLALEAVDSGVHALRINPGNIGADENVVKVVEKVRSRQIPIRIGINAGSLPEDLLEANGGHPTAEAMVEGALRHIRILERLDYRNMVISLKASDVPLMIEAYTALAEKVPYALHLGVTEAGLVREGSIKSAIGIGHLLYNGIGDTIRVSLTGDPVEEIAAGQTILTALGLRTFGPTLISCPTCGRTQVDLIGLAQEVQEALSGITAPIKVAVMGCVVNGPGEAREADFGIAGGKGMGIVFSHGKVLKSVPENQLVPALLEEIHKSITKES, encoded by the coding sequence ATGAAACGAAGACATTCACTTCCCGTAACTGTCGGGAATCTTACGATAGGGGGCGACGCTCCCATTTCGGTACAGACGATGTCGACGATTACTCCTGCCGATGAGGAGCGGGCCGTCGCCGACGTGCGCCGCCTGGCCTCTTACGGCGCGGAAATCGTGCGGTTTGCCGTTCCCGATATGGCTGCCGCTAAGGGCTTGAAGGCTGTAACTGCCGCGTCTCCCGTGCCGATCGTCGCCGATATCCACTTTGACTATCGGCTGGCTTTGGAGGCCGTAGACAGCGGCGTCCATGCCCTGCGCATCAATCCCGGCAATATCGGCGCCGATGAAAACGTCGTAAAGGTGGTGGAAAAGGTGCGTTCGCGCCAGATTCCCATCCGTATCGGCATCAACGCCGGCTCGCTGCCGGAAGACCTGCTGGAAGCGAACGGCGGCCATCCTACGGCCGAAGCCATGGTGGAAGGGGCTTTGCGCCATATCCGTATCCTGGAACGGCTGGATTACCGCAATATGGTCATTTCCCTGAAGGCGTCCGACGTACCGCTGATGATCGAAGCCTACACGGCCCTGGCCGAAAAGGTTCCTTACGCCCTGCATTTAGGCGTGACGGAAGCCGGCCTGGTCCGTGAGGGCAGCATTAAGTCGGCCATCGGCATCGGCCATCTCTTGTACAACGGCATCGGCGATACGATCCGCGTGTCACTGACGGGCGATCCGGTGGAAGAAATCGCGGCCGGGCAGACGATTCTCACAGCCCTGGGCCTCAGGACCTTCGGACCGACGCTGATTTCTTGCCCGACCTGCGGCCGTACGCAAGTCGATTTAATCGGCCTGGCTCAGGAAGTACAGGAAGCCTTATCCGGCATCACAGCGCCGATTAAGGTCGCCGTCATGGGCTGCGTCGTCAACGGTCCCGGTGAAGCGCGGGAAGCCGATTTCGGCATCGCCGGCGGCAAGGGAATGGGCATCGTCTTTTCCCACGGCAAGGTGTTGAAGAGCGTGCCTGAAAATCAGCTCGTACCGGCTTTGCTGGAAGAAATACATAAATCTATTACAAAGGAGTCTTAA